A single window of Culicoides brevitarsis isolate CSIRO-B50_1 chromosome 3, AGI_CSIRO_Cbre_v1, whole genome shotgun sequence DNA harbors:
- the LOC134834013 gene encoding thiamine transporter 2-like: MDKNVIKVSILLCAFGFFRELRPSEPYVAQFYANESYRNATIEKVNREIYPAGTFSYLAQLFIIFLITDILRYKPIIILSSICGIIMWSLMLWTDEYYWLLVIQIFYGTYMAAEVAYYTYMYAKCDRKDYQKVTSHTRAAITAGKFLSGLIAQLLYSFEVMDIRELNYISFATQLISLPLAFLLPSVSTSVYFYKNTESIDNTKCKNDANLQQMDINQRKQFSSRDAILLIKTHFLQSYSNKEVLYWSIWWFLATGGFIQAQTYAQILWDDIDQKKEIFYNGAVEAAYTLAATLAALAAGFINLDFFHSHHLWIITGSSIVEGLLIICEGLSSTITIAYAIYILFGTMYQFMITLLSACVANQLADDSFALIFGINTFLALVFQSVFTVIFVNILQLSPKYQYVVNGSYFLVLAFIYLVLSLIDIFVSRRRRV, encoded by the exons atggataaaaatgtgataaaagttTCCATTCTGCTTTGTGCCTTTGGATTTTTCCGAGAGCTGCGTCCAAGTGAACCGTACGTAGCTCAGTTTTACGCAAACGAGAGTTATCGAAATGCAACGATTGAAAAAGTCAATCGTGAAATTTATCCAGCTGggactttttcttatttagctcaattatttataatatttttgattacgGACATTTTAAG atataAACCAATTATTATTCTTTCTTCAATTTGTGGGATCATTATGTGGTCTCTGATGCTGTGGACTGATGAGTATTATTGGCTGCTAgtcattcagattttttatggTACTTACATGGCTGCTGAGGTAGCTTACTACACCTATATGTATGCAAAATGTGATCGAAAAGACTACCAAAAAGTAACTTCTCACACACGAGCCGCAATCACTGCTGGGAAATTCCTCTCTGGTTTGATTGCTCAACTGTTGTACTCTTTTGAAGTAATGGATATCAGAGAGTTGAATTACATTTCGTTTGCAA CACAATTAATTTCTTTGCCGCTCGCTTTTTTACTTCCATCAGTATCGACgagtgtttatttttataagaacaCAGAGTCCATAGACAACACTAAATGCAAAAACGATGCAAACTTACAGCAAATGGATATCAATCAGAGGAAACAATTTTCTTCGAGAGATGCCATTTTACTCATAAAGACACATTTCTTACAGTCGTATTCAAATAAAGAAGTTCTTTATTGGTCAATTTGGTGGTTTCTCGCAACTGGAGGATTTATTCAAGCACAAACTTACGCACAGATTCTTTGGGATGATATAgatcaaaaaaaggaaattttttacaatggtGCTGTGGAAGCCGCCTATACATTAGCTGCTACTTTAGCTGCTTTGGCAGCAGGATTTATAAATTTGGATTTCTTTCATAGTCATCATTTGTGGATAATTACTGGAAGCTCTATTGTAGAAGGACTCCTTATTATTTGCGAAGGTTTGAGTAGTACCATAACGATTGCGTATGCAATTTACATACTTTTTGGTACCATGTACCAATTTATGATTACTTTACTAAG TGCATGTGTGGCTAATCAATTGGCGGATGACagttttgctttaatttttggaatcaACACTTTTCTAGCGCTAGTCTTTCAGTCAGTTTTTAcagtaatttttgtgaatattttacaGCTTTCGCCGAAATATCAGTACGTTGTTAATGGTAGTTATTTCCTGGTATTAGCATTCATATATTTAGTTTTATCATTGATAgacatttttgtttcaagaaGGAGGAGAGTGTGA
- the LOC134834012 gene encoding thiamine transporter 1-like — protein MQNYVKVSLILCAYGFLREMRPSEPFVSEFLLDKRWRNITDIQLNRQVYPVGTFSSLAQLFIIFLITDILRYKPIIILSSCVGIVIYSMLLWTKDLLSLQIVQVIYGTFMAAEVAYYTYMYAKVDRAHYQKVTGYVRAAILTGRFSASLLGQILVSLELMNLRELNYVTLGAQALSLPLGALLPGVGVSLYFYSASFKMQAEPSINKEGGSDEKLANGSERVKFSLYRAKQLIWTHFVQGYSNFTILQSSIWWALVMAGFLMIQSYVQLLWKIIDEKQKLFNGGVEAILTLLGACGALIAGLINMKMYEKYCMWILSVCASLAGTLTLVSAYTTNIFVAYVMYILFGVLYNFMITLISAHVAKQLADDSFGLIFGINTFLALVFQTVLTILVTSESGFALDVRQQFVTFGGYFMGLSVIYIIVAVVQFVLKRTRNQV, from the exons ATGCAGAATTACGTAAAAGTGTCCCTCATACTTTGCGCTTATGGATTTCTTCGAGAAATGCGGCCAAGCGAGCCTTTTGTATCAGAGTTTTTGTTGGATAAAAGGTGGCGTAATATAACCGACATACAACTAAATCGACAAGTGTATCCAGTTGGGACTTTTTCTTCCTTAGCACAAttgtttatcatatttttaataactgaCATTTTGAG ATACAAACCAATCATCATACTATCATCATGTGTGGGGATAGTTATTTATTCGATGTTACTGTGGACCAAAGATTTACTGAGTCTTCAAATCGTGCAAGTCATTTATGGAACTTTTATGGCAGCAGAAGTTGCATATTACACGTACATGTACGCCAAAGTTGATCGCGCTCACTATCAAAAAGTGACGGGATACGTACGAGCAGCAATTTTGACTGGAAGATTTTCTGCTAGTTTATTAGGTCAAATTCTGGTCTCGTTAGAACTGATGAATTTGCGAGAACTGAATTATGTGACCCTTGGAGCACAAGCTTTGTCACTGCCACTTGGTGCATTATTGCCTGGTGTGGGAgttagtttatatttttattctgcCTCCTTCAAGATGCAAGCAGAACCGTCAATTAACAAAGAAGGAGGATCCGatgaaaaattagcaaatggAAGTGaaagagtaaaattttcactttatcgAGCAAAACAACTGATTTGGACACATTTTGTGCAAGGTTATTCGAATTTCACGATATTACAGTCAAGTATTTGGTGGGCTTTGGTAATGGCTGGTTTCTTGATGATTCAATCTTATGTTCaacttttatggaaaattattgacgaaaagcaaaaattgtttaacggCGGAGTGGAAGCCATACTGACTTTACTAGGCGCATGTGGAGCTTTAATTGCGGGTTTAATTAACATGAAAATGTACGAAAAGTATTGTATGTGGATTCTCTCTGTTTGTGCCTCATTGGCAGGCACTCTCACATTAGTATCTGCATATACTACTAATATTTTTGTGGCCTATGTTATGTATATATTATTTGGCGTTTTGTACAACTTCATGATCACTCTAATAAG tGCTCATGTTGCAAAACAACTGGCAGATGACAGCTTTGGTTTAATATTTGGCATAAACACATTTCTAGCATTAGTTTTCCAAACTGTTTTAACCATTTTAGTGACTTCCGAGAGTGGTTTTGCTCTAGATGTGCGACAACAATTCGTTACATTTGGTGGTTATTTCATGGGATTGTCTGTTATTTACATAATTGTAGCTGTAGTTCAATTTGTGCTGAAAAGAACACGCAATCAAgtgtga
- the LOC134836100 gene encoding peroxiredoxin-6-like produces MRLGAVVPNFEFDSTHGKLKFYDWLGDSWCVLFSHPADFTPVCTTELGRIAVHAPEFKKRNVKIIAHSADELQSHVDWVNDIKSYCQDICGEFPYPIIADPERKLAVQLDMIDEAQMNNPEVAKTVRALFIISPDHKLRLSMYYPISTGRNVDEILRCIDSLQLVDSKNGIIATPANWTPGTKVMVLPTVTDEEIKKNFPKGLDLVEMPSKRVYIRTTENY; encoded by the exons atgcgtTTAGGAGCTGTTGTACCCAATTTCGAATTTGATTCCACTCACGGAAAACTCAAGTTTTACGACTGGCTTGGAGATTC gtgGTGCGTTTTGTTTTCTCATCCTGCTGATTTTACTCCAGTCTGTACAACTGAATTAGGTCGCATAGCTGTTCATGCACCAGAGTTTAAAAAACGCAATGTAAAAATCATTGCACATTCGGCTGATGAACTTCAATCTCACGTTGATTGGGTCAAT GACATCAAGTCATATTGTCAAGATATTTGTGGAGAATTTCCATATCCTATTATTGCTGACCCGGAACGAAAGCTTGCAGTTCAATTGGATATGATTGATGAAGCCCAAATGAATAATCCAGAGGTAGCCAAAACGGTTCGTGCGCTTTTTATCATCAGTCCCGATCATAAGTTGCGTTTGTCAATGTACTATCCAATTTCTACTGGGAGAAATGTCGA CGAAATTTTACGTTGCATTGATTCGCTTCAGTTGGTAGATAGTAAAAATGGCATTATAGCAACACCAGCGAACTGGACT ccGGGTACCAAAGTAATGGTTTTGCCAACTGTTACTGATGAGGAAATCAAGAAAAACTTCCCGAAAGGACTGGACTTGGTCGAAATGCCTTCCAAAAGAGTATACATCAGAACAACCGAAAATTATTAG
- the LOC134836098 gene encoding transcriptional regulator ovo isoform X1, translated as MSFIYEQNSADHELKIDEILNELTKICETNKYNFNYDLVESDPIMLYGDLTGIMNHWMQNCPANAINIELCYVETIEFLYTGEKKNEDDIMRDIFGEDSKLLTAPCEKDTTGNTVLTLEDQSEQKPRRFFSSILGGDVPYGSRGHILTPGARKAYPPSLLSTPLGKSDVEIDNKPLIRDTDKKIFVSEKPINLSAHKEDEPNRARTPKPSVTVPVVRCSVIQRTPSSKELEDDPLHFTEPLRFSGNLEPEQEQPIDYHIPKRRDETYEEREKKSREARRSAIISRPVINFRNLPSNMLRHVNGIMSAAAGHGRSSSNGGNGTTSNGHSSGGGFSGTNNSSSGNGNSGGAMGGGSGSGGGMGGRDGRSNYGPNSPPTGSLPPFYESLKGGNGINAFNANNGSFMGSSYTSLVNAATGMDCENNQNVTGDITSIGGYSDQSSGKQFSMLQNSFGIALKDEQDLDGYESKIDPLTLSQYGGYDLNEQMMVEMTGVNVVNDHIQFSAAFPFNGTQSSDHLLDSLSDAVDLSQLLQRLPNDDQSSASGNEINDLASTPSITPESINHNDNHPIEPFSDHLITRGSHGHAVQMAFDQQNGRLFPNTLKNYMDHPPPSYVSRNNSLELGHHQQTNAGIPINPSVNADQQLVVPDYIDSHSNLSLPSPGTSSLDENHPNQLLAPSTTAIASTIQNVSAKALKRLSPAITEAKVNILTQRLGLPSEVQLEFVNGGHGIKNPLAIDNVPGRIRDEDKSKLVQHVQDEEGSRFVCRICSKAFTLQRLLNRHMKCHSDVKRYLCTFCGKGFNDTFDLKRHTRTHTGVRPYKCNLCEKSFTQRCSLESHCLKVHGVQHQYAYKERRTKMYVCEECGHTTNEPEVHYLHLKEKHPYSPALLKFYDKRHFKFTNSQFANNLLGSYPMPVHN; from the exons ATGAGTTTTATTTACGAGCAAAATAGTGCGGACCATGAGTTGAAAATCGACGAAATTCTAAATGAACTGACGAAAATATGTGAAaccaataaatataatttcaacTACGATTTAGTGGAAAGTGATCCTATAATGTTGTATGGCGATCTGACCGGCATCATGAACCATTGGATGCAAAATTGTCCGGCAAATGCAATCAATATCGAGTTGTGTTATGTTGAAACAATTGAGTTTTTGTATACCGGTGAAAAGAAGAATGAAGATGATATCA TGCGGGATATCTTTGGCGAAGACAGTAAGCTCTTGACTGCTCCATGTGAAAAGGACACTACTGGAAATACAGTATTAACGCTCGAAGACCAGTCTGAACAGAAGCCTCGTCGGTTCTTTTCATCGATCTTAGGAGGTGATGTCCCATACGGAAGCCGAGGTCATATTTTGACTCCGGGTGCTCGAAAAGCATATCCTCCATCATTGCTTTCGACACCTTTGGGTAAATCAGACGTGGAAATCGATAATAAACCATTAATTCGTGATACAGATAAAAAGATTTTCGTCAGCGAGAAACCAATCAACTTATCAGCTCACAAAGAAGATGAGCCTAATCGAGCACGCACTCCAAAACCTTCTGTAACTGTACCTGTAGTACGTTGTTCCGTAATTCAACGTACACCATCAAGCAAAGAATTAGAAGATGATCCACTACATTTTACAGAGCCTCTACGATTCTCCGGTAATTTGGAGCCGGAACAAGAGCAGCCAATTGATTATCACATTCCAAAGCGTCGAGACGAAACGTATgaagaacgagaaaaaaaatcacgcgaAGCCCGTCGCAGTGCGATCATCTCTCGTCCCGTGATTAATTTTCGTAATCTTCCGTCTAACATGTTACGGCATGTAAATGGAATTATGTCTGCAGCTGCAGGACATGGTCGAAGTTCGTCAAATGGTGGTAATGGAACAACCTCAAATGGTCACTCGTCCGGAGGTGGCTTTTCTGGCACGAATAACAGCTCATCGGGAAACGGAAACTCTGGTGGGGCCATGGGAGGTGGTTCAGGATCTGGTGGTGGAATGGGCGGTCGTGACGGAAGATCAAATTATGGTCCAAATAGTCCACCAACTGGCAGCTTACCACCGTTTTATGAAAGCTTAAAGGGAGGAAATGGTATTAATGCTTTTAATGCTAATAATGGTTCATTTATGGGCAGCAGTTATACATCTTTGGTAAATGCTGCTACAGGTATGGACTGTGAAAACAATCAGAATGTTACGGGCGATATAACAAGCATTGGAGGCTATTCGGATCAAAGCAGTGGCAAACAATTTAGTATGTTGCAGAACAGTTTCGGCATTGCATTAAAAGACGAGCAAGATCTTGATGGATACGAAAGCAAAATAGATCCATTGACACTAAGTCAATATGGAGGATACGATTTGAATGAACAAATGATGGTAGAAATGACAGGTGTAAATGTGGTAAATGATCACATACAATTTTCGGCAGCTTTTCCTTTCAACGGAACCCAAAGTTCAGATCATCTTTTGGATAGTCTTAGTGATGCAGTGGACTTGAGTCAATTACTGCAACGTTTACCAAATGATGATCAGTCATCTGCTTCAGGCAATGAAATTAACGACTTAGCGTCCACACCTTCAATCACTCCTGAGTCTATCAATCACAACGATAATCACCCCATTGAACCATTCTCTGATCATCTCATTACTCGTGGTTCACATGGGCATGCTGTGCAAATGGCCTTTGATCAGCAAAATGGTCGTCTATTTCCGAACACACTTAAAAATTACATGGACCATCCACCACCAAGTTACGTGTCGCGCAATAACTCCCTTGAACTGGGACATCATCAACAAACCAATGCTGGCATTCCAATCAATCCATCTGTCAACGCAGATCAACAGTTGGTGGTACCTGATTACATTGATTCACATTCAAATCTCTCTCTACCTTCTCCAGGAACATCCTCATTAGATGAAAATCATCCAAACCAACTTTTGGCACCTAGCACCACAGCAATTGCCTCAACTATTCAAAATGTAAGTGCAAAAGCATTGAAACGCTTATCGCCGGCAATTACTGAAGCCAAAGTGAATATTCTCACACAACGG TTGGGCTTACCTTCTGAGGTGCAACTCGAATTCGTCAATGGTGGACATGGCATTAAGAACCCCTTAGCTATTGATAATGTTCCCGGTCGTATTCGTGATGAAGATAAATCAAAGCTTGTTCAACACGTACAGGATGAAGAGGGTAGTCGTTTTGTGTGTCGAATCTGCTCTAAGGCATTTACCCTTCAACGCCTCTTGAACAGACATATGAAGTGTCACTCTGATGTCAAACGGTACCTTTGCACGTTCTGTGGAAAAGGCTTCAACGATACATTCGATTTGAAACGCCACACTCGTACCCACACTGGTGTCCGTCCATACAAGTGTAATTTATGCGAGAAATCATTTACTCAGCGTTGTTCCTTGGAGTCGCACTGTCTCAAAGTGCACGGCGTTCAACATCAATATGCCTACAAAGAGCGTCGTACTAAG ATGTACGTTTGTGAGGAATGCGGTCATACAACAAATGAACCAGAAGTCCATTACTTACATCTTAAGGAGAAACATCCTTATTCACCGGCATTGCTTAAGTTTTACGACAAACGTcactttaaatttacaaactcGCAGTTCGCCAACAACCTCTTGGGGTCCTATCCAATGCCagttcataattaa
- the LOC134836098 gene encoding transcriptional regulator ovo isoform X2, which produces MSFIYEQNSADHELKIDEILNELTKICETNKYNFNYDLVESDPIMLYGDLTGIMNHWMQNCPANAINIELCYVETIEFLYTGEKKNEDDIMRDIFGEDSKLLTAPCEKDTTGNTVLTLEDQSEQKPRRFFSSILGGDVPYGSRGHILTPGARKAYPPSLLSTPLGKSDVEIDNKPLIRDTDKKIFVSEKPINLSAHKEDEPNRARTPKPSVTVPVVRCSVIQRTPSSKELEDDPLHFTEPLRFSGNLEPEQEQPIDYHIPKRRDETYEEREKKSREARRSAIISRPVINFRNLPSNMLRHVNGIMSAAAGHGRSSSNGGNGTTSNGHSSGGGFSGTNNSSSGNGNSGGAMGGGSGSGGGMGGRDGRSNYGPNSPPTGSLPPFYESLKGGNGINAFNANNGSFMGSSYTSLVNAATGMDCENNQNVTGDITSIGGYSDQSSGKQFSMLQNSFGIALKDEQDLDGYESKIDPLTLSQYGGYDLNEQMMVEMTGVNVVNDHIQFSAAFPFNGTQSSDHLLDSLSDAVDLSQLLQRLPNDDQSSASGNEINDLASTPSITPESINHNDNHPIEPFSDHLITRGSHGHAVQMAFDQQNGRLFPNTLKNYMDHPPPSYVSRNNSLELGHHQQTNAGIPINPSVNADQQLVVPDYIDSHSNLSLPSPGTSSLDENHPNQLLAPSTTAIASTIQNLGLPSEVQLEFVNGGHGIKNPLAIDNVPGRIRDEDKSKLVQHVQDEEGSRFVCRICSKAFTLQRLLNRHMKCHSDVKRYLCTFCGKGFNDTFDLKRHTRTHTGVRPYKCNLCEKSFTQRCSLESHCLKVHGVQHQYAYKERRTKMYVCEECGHTTNEPEVHYLHLKEKHPYSPALLKFYDKRHFKFTNSQFANNLLGSYPMPVHN; this is translated from the exons ATGAGTTTTATTTACGAGCAAAATAGTGCGGACCATGAGTTGAAAATCGACGAAATTCTAAATGAACTGACGAAAATATGTGAAaccaataaatataatttcaacTACGATTTAGTGGAAAGTGATCCTATAATGTTGTATGGCGATCTGACCGGCATCATGAACCATTGGATGCAAAATTGTCCGGCAAATGCAATCAATATCGAGTTGTGTTATGTTGAAACAATTGAGTTTTTGTATACCGGTGAAAAGAAGAATGAAGATGATATCA TGCGGGATATCTTTGGCGAAGACAGTAAGCTCTTGACTGCTCCATGTGAAAAGGACACTACTGGAAATACAGTATTAACGCTCGAAGACCAGTCTGAACAGAAGCCTCGTCGGTTCTTTTCATCGATCTTAGGAGGTGATGTCCCATACGGAAGCCGAGGTCATATTTTGACTCCGGGTGCTCGAAAAGCATATCCTCCATCATTGCTTTCGACACCTTTGGGTAAATCAGACGTGGAAATCGATAATAAACCATTAATTCGTGATACAGATAAAAAGATTTTCGTCAGCGAGAAACCAATCAACTTATCAGCTCACAAAGAAGATGAGCCTAATCGAGCACGCACTCCAAAACCTTCTGTAACTGTACCTGTAGTACGTTGTTCCGTAATTCAACGTACACCATCAAGCAAAGAATTAGAAGATGATCCACTACATTTTACAGAGCCTCTACGATTCTCCGGTAATTTGGAGCCGGAACAAGAGCAGCCAATTGATTATCACATTCCAAAGCGTCGAGACGAAACGTATgaagaacgagaaaaaaaatcacgcgaAGCCCGTCGCAGTGCGATCATCTCTCGTCCCGTGATTAATTTTCGTAATCTTCCGTCTAACATGTTACGGCATGTAAATGGAATTATGTCTGCAGCTGCAGGACATGGTCGAAGTTCGTCAAATGGTGGTAATGGAACAACCTCAAATGGTCACTCGTCCGGAGGTGGCTTTTCTGGCACGAATAACAGCTCATCGGGAAACGGAAACTCTGGTGGGGCCATGGGAGGTGGTTCAGGATCTGGTGGTGGAATGGGCGGTCGTGACGGAAGATCAAATTATGGTCCAAATAGTCCACCAACTGGCAGCTTACCACCGTTTTATGAAAGCTTAAAGGGAGGAAATGGTATTAATGCTTTTAATGCTAATAATGGTTCATTTATGGGCAGCAGTTATACATCTTTGGTAAATGCTGCTACAGGTATGGACTGTGAAAACAATCAGAATGTTACGGGCGATATAACAAGCATTGGAGGCTATTCGGATCAAAGCAGTGGCAAACAATTTAGTATGTTGCAGAACAGTTTCGGCATTGCATTAAAAGACGAGCAAGATCTTGATGGATACGAAAGCAAAATAGATCCATTGACACTAAGTCAATATGGAGGATACGATTTGAATGAACAAATGATGGTAGAAATGACAGGTGTAAATGTGGTAAATGATCACATACAATTTTCGGCAGCTTTTCCTTTCAACGGAACCCAAAGTTCAGATCATCTTTTGGATAGTCTTAGTGATGCAGTGGACTTGAGTCAATTACTGCAACGTTTACCAAATGATGATCAGTCATCTGCTTCAGGCAATGAAATTAACGACTTAGCGTCCACACCTTCAATCACTCCTGAGTCTATCAATCACAACGATAATCACCCCATTGAACCATTCTCTGATCATCTCATTACTCGTGGTTCACATGGGCATGCTGTGCAAATGGCCTTTGATCAGCAAAATGGTCGTCTATTTCCGAACACACTTAAAAATTACATGGACCATCCACCACCAAGTTACGTGTCGCGCAATAACTCCCTTGAACTGGGACATCATCAACAAACCAATGCTGGCATTCCAATCAATCCATCTGTCAACGCAGATCAACAGTTGGTGGTACCTGATTACATTGATTCACATTCAAATCTCTCTCTACCTTCTCCAGGAACATCCTCATTAGATGAAAATCATCCAAACCAACTTTTGGCACCTAGCACCACAGCAATTGCCTCAACTATTCAAAAT TTGGGCTTACCTTCTGAGGTGCAACTCGAATTCGTCAATGGTGGACATGGCATTAAGAACCCCTTAGCTATTGATAATGTTCCCGGTCGTATTCGTGATGAAGATAAATCAAAGCTTGTTCAACACGTACAGGATGAAGAGGGTAGTCGTTTTGTGTGTCGAATCTGCTCTAAGGCATTTACCCTTCAACGCCTCTTGAACAGACATATGAAGTGTCACTCTGATGTCAAACGGTACCTTTGCACGTTCTGTGGAAAAGGCTTCAACGATACATTCGATTTGAAACGCCACACTCGTACCCACACTGGTGTCCGTCCATACAAGTGTAATTTATGCGAGAAATCATTTACTCAGCGTTGTTCCTTGGAGTCGCACTGTCTCAAAGTGCACGGCGTTCAACATCAATATGCCTACAAAGAGCGTCGTACTAAG ATGTACGTTTGTGAGGAATGCGGTCATACAACAAATGAACCAGAAGTCCATTACTTACATCTTAAGGAGAAACATCCTTATTCACCGGCATTGCTTAAGTTTTACGACAAACGTcactttaaatttacaaactcGCAGTTCGCCAACAACCTCTTGGGGTCCTATCCAATGCCagttcataattaa